From the genome of Triticum urartu cultivar G1812 unplaced genomic scaffold, Tu2.1 TuUngrouped_contig_5283, whole genome shotgun sequence:
CCGGCGCGGGTTACTCGAGCCGCGGCTACTACGCCGGCGATGCCACTGCCATGGCCGGTAACTTCTTCGTGGCGCCGGAGGAGCAGATCATGGCCGATCCGGCTGGATTCATGGTCGATCTGAACCTCCAGTTCGACGACCAGGACGACGGCGCCGGCACGTCGGCGGCGGCGTGCAAGAGGAAGTTCGGCGACCAGAACGGCACTCAGAGCGACGCGGTCACCGCCCCGAAGAAGAAGGCGCGCTCCACGGCACCACCGGTACGTGAAAACGTGTCCTGAGTTCCTGGCAGCTCTTGACATAATATGTCACGGGGTCAGGGTGCCTGACGGCGTTGAGTGTCTGTCTGATCGATGCAGGTGCAGAGGAAGGGCAAGAGCAGCGCGCAGCCCAAGAAGGCTTCGAAGGGCTCGTGCAGCCGAGGCGCCCAGGAAGAGAGCAATGGCGAGGCCaccaaccacgtgcaaagctccaGCAACTACCTCTCCGACGAGGAGGGCTCGCTGGAGATGACCTCCTGCAGCAACATGAGCTCGGCGTCCAAGAAGACGTCGTCGTCGCGGGGTGACCACGGCGGCGGCGCCAAGGCGAGGGCCGGGCGCGGAGCGGCCACCGACCCGCAGAGCCTCTACGCCAGGGTAAGTTAATGGGTAGAAGTGCCAACGCAGTCGGCCACAACGTCTGTGATGAAGTCTGAATATTAATCTGAAATGTTTGTGTTGTCGTTAGCAGAAACGTAGAGAAAAGATCAACGAGCGGCTGAAGGTGCTGCAGAACCTCATCCCTAACGGAACCAAGGTAATTATTTTTAAATTTCAATCATTCGAGCTACGACTGGAACATTTGTTATACTAATGCAAATATCTGGGGAAATGATGATGTGGTTATAAATTTCTAATGCATGCGAGATTTGGCTTTCAGGTGGACATCAGCACGATGCTGGAAGAAGCAGTTCACTACATCAAGTTCATGCAGCTCCAGATCAAGGTCGGTTC
Proteins encoded in this window:
- the LOC125529016 gene encoding transcription factor RSL2-like, producing MAGNFFVAPEEQIMADPAGFMVDLNLQFDDQDDGAGTSAAACKRKFGDQNGTQSDAVTAPKKKARSTAPPVQRKGKSSAQPKKASKGSCSRGAQEESNGEATNHVQSSSNYLSDEEGSLEMTSCSNMSSASKKTSSSRGDHGGGAKARAGRGAATDPQSLYARKRREKINERLKVLQNLIPNGTKVDISTMLEEAVHYIKFMQLQIKLLSSDDMWMFAPIAYNGFNVGLDLKIAPPQQ